ACCTTACAATGAAATAAGCACAACATACAACTAACTCATGCACAATAAAGGCCTAAAGCCAAAGTTACAAGTGGGTAAAGCCAAAATATGTTGTAAATTATacttatatataatataatataataagttAAATGTTATAATATAAGTAAAAGAAATGATTATTATAGGTTAATATCAGTGGTGGATCCAGACATTTTTTACAAGGGGTTTACTTTTTTAAGTGTTCCAATATCATATGTCAGAACATAAAAAAATACGGAACGGTTCGACAATTCAGGTCGGGTAAAGTTCATAATGTAACAAAAATATGAgacaataatgaaaaaaaaatatcgtcatgataaatttaaaaacacgaAACATGAATAAGATAATCTTTACGAATGAAATAAAAAGCATACCTAAAGTTGTTCCCTAAGAGGTTTCATCTTTTGAAACCGTTGCATTACATTCTCGATAGAAATTTGTTGTAAAAACTCTCTTTCAACATAGCAAATGCAAGAATTGTTCATGTATCCATCACGCATCCTATTACGAATTCCGTCTTTACATATGGTTCATTGAAGAAAAACTTCTTTCAACGCTTGTCGTTGCAACCAGGTAAAACCATTGACAACTTCATTAATCGATAAACCAATTGATAATCAATGTGTTTTCTTGTTTCCACCATCTttttggcaagatcacttatcccattCAAGTTGTTAAACCGACTATCTTTTTTCACATTACGAATGTAGTGGCTGAGTTCATCAATAAGATCGTCTTTTTCATCAAAAGTATAATCACGCAGATACATCTCGGCCAActttaataaatttaatttattaaaGGAACTAAAATTATGACATGGGCTCAAGGAACTCATACATGTAAGCAAGTTCGTGGTTACCTCGTTAAAACGTTTTCCAAGCTCTTGAATTTGCATATCGAGAACCGTGTTGAAATTATTAACCACAAAATGGTGACGATTGGTGATGTTGGTCTTCTTTCTTCTATTTTTTCGGGTCAACATACTCATCTTCCATGTTAATCATCTCAATATCATACTTGTCACAAAAGCATGTGACATCTTTCAAAAGTGAGTCAAAGCCTTGAAGTCGATACCTTTGTAATTCTTCTTTGGTTGATCTAATTAGTTAAGCCGCATTTATAATATCTTTATTCTTTTTTTGAAGAGCGACACACAATAAGTTAGTAACTCCCAAAATATTTTTCATCAAATGTAAACAAAATACAAACTTATAACTTTTCACATATAACTGAATATGCCTGTGCTTTGTGAATATCATCACATGCCGAAGTTTCTAGATAGTCAAGCACGTCAAGAACACAAGGATATAAAGTAAGCAAACGAAGAAGTGTTTTGTCGTGAGAACTCCAACGTGTATCTTCGGCTCTTGCAATTGACATTTCTTGATTCCTCGGCTCTTGCAACCTCTCTCTTTGACTTTCTCTTAGCAAATATGTTCGTTTGCAAGATGCACCAACAACATTGGTCAAATCTGATATTTCTTCAAAAAACTTACAAGTTTCAAAATGTTTATTTGCAAAGGCAACAACAAGTTGAAGTTGGTGAGCAAAGCAATGAACAAAATATGCCGaagaattttctttcaaaatcaagGTTTTCAAACCATTAAATTCAGCGGACATATTTCTTGCGCCGTCATATCCTTGGCCTctaatgtgacaaccgtcacttttccgtacattccgtacactagtTGAACAATAATATATACTTAAataattgtgcatgatctagtttacaagacaaatgaatttttgattactgttatatacatacaatggcatttcatattcgttgctacatgcaacacgatatagtgctaataatgcacagaacagaattggcaccattattagacaaacaaaaaaaaatacggacgatgttcagtacatagacagacaacattttgaggcccagtatgagccagagaccaagtgatacactagtatagtgtgtagggaagtaaggaccacaaaactgtttttctaggtgatagataaagtgccggaaagtgcctaaaacacactaaaagtgcagaattctgcagaaaataaccaaaattcagctattttcagcatttaaacatctaattataatgcagaaaaatggtttaatggtccaaaatactttcctaagtgtcgtaAATCGAAACTATCATAAAAtacaacataaagcacactaaactgcgcaatttagcactttaacgaacagtatcgaaccgaataaccggacactacccgaaacatcaaattcttactagaagcattgttttagtgttacaAATCTAGTTATGAGCACCGAACATCATATTACATCTAATAAACATTAAATACATAAAATACCTAACTAGCACCATTACTTTCCAACTAAATCAAGTAACTAACCATTAAaagttacactttacccccccccccattcttgaTGGCCGGTTAAGGGACATGGGCCCCACACAATATTTATTTACTATATTTTATAAGATTCTTGTCTAGGAATATGCCACCACAAGATACCTTATACCACTTAATTTCTTTTATAAATCTAAAGAATATAACCTACTTGCCATTCATCTCCTTCGACAAAAACACCTTCTTCCTTCATCCCAAAAGCTACGGCCCAAACCCCTCACACATACCCTCCGTTTTCAAGCTTCAATCCATCCATTCCATGGTGATTCTAAGGTGCTAGGAGctaagttaggaagcttggaggcgttggaacttgaaggacctctctctagtgctattaaccaccttatcttcatcttgtgatcatccctagccttgagctagtagtagtcgtatttgctgacgagattcgagttacgagtactgaagacgcaaaacagtgagttcatgctcccccttttctttaactgtttttggttttgtaactctcgggggtgaaatacatgtacaaatacttgaacggtatgaaatgcctatgaaatactagattatgtgagcatagacttaatactaaaaatgccataaactcTTGGTGAAGACTAGTACCAAGCAGTGTTAAAGATGCCATAaattcttggtgaaaactagtaccaagaaatgctaaaaatgccataaagtcttggtgaaaactagtaccaagccattaaaaacattcattaattagggacgagggttagatctaacgggtacggccgaaccccactcatggtcacaactagtacctagtagtgcttcggagtcccagtcgaggttaatcgacacagtcgagggtaatcgacacagtcaaggagtcataacaagtactccccatgtcctcaaggagtcataacaagtactccccatgtcctcaaggagtcataacacgtactccccatgtcctcaaggagtcataacaagtactccctatgtcctcacatgccttaaaggagccattACGAGTGCTCCCTGTGTCTTAAAATCattgtaaaacattcatgttcatacacgtttttcatacctgtttacaaaggagtctctcagagatttacaagaattacattacacaaacaagacgcatgaactcgctcaactttttgttgatgttttccaaaattacatgtatttcaggtaataggatggatcttggacgcaggtgtcgtaactagaagtttagatgtcatccacttttgttggtttgtgaCCTAGTCggaggttgtgttttaaaaacttgaataaaaaatgtttgtaatacataaattttatgaatggatgaacatcgttttgatcatgtagttatttattacgattgaatgcaatgatattaaaccagtcacacatcatacgcttccgcaaaagacagggtgtgacatctAACCCTACCCAAACTCAAATTATAGCGAGCAAACACTTCATCAGTTGTAGATTTAAGAGATAAAGCGGTTGTTTCCTTAACATGAACAAGACCAATAAAACGCTCCTTCACAAATCCTAATTTATCAATATACCTCAAAACCACagccatttgttcctttttagAAATATCTCTGGATTCATCAACTAATATAGAAAGACATCATCACCAAGTTCTTCAAATATCTTCTTTAACATTTCTTCTGCAAAACAATTACAAATATCTTTTTGAATTGATGGAGCTGTCATTTGGTTATTACCGGGAGCATTACTTAATATGACCTTACCAATTGCTTCATTTATTTGTCCGAACAATTTCAAAAACTCTATGAAATGTCCTCTATATATGGATTCTTCAGACTCGTCATGACTCCGAA
Above is a window of Helianthus annuus cultivar XRQ/B chromosome 14, HanXRQr2.0-SUNRISE, whole genome shotgun sequence DNA encoding:
- the LOC110907486 gene encoding uncharacterized protein LOC110907486; translated protein: MIAQGLLNGGLPFRSHDESEESIYRGHFIEFLKLFGQINEAIGKVILSNAPVDESRDISKKEQMAVVLRYIDKLGFVKERFIGLVHVKETTALSLKSTTDEVFARYNLSLGRMSMLTRKNRRKKTNITNRHHFVVNNFNTVLDMQIQELGKRFNELAEMYLRDYTFDEKDDLIDELSHYIRNVKKDSRFNNLNGISDLAKKMVETRKHIDYQLVYRLMKLSMVLPGCNDKR